The genomic stretch attttggggttgaaGGGCAGAGGGAAAAAGGACAACAATGGAGCTTTTCGTCCGTCCGTTGCATTTTGTTCCTTTAAAGTTAGCTCCATTCggttttacccattttttgttgggtAAAACCGTTGGTTGTAACGGTCAATTGGATATTTCCCGTCAATTGTTCTTAATTGGTCAAAATTACGGAAcattgaggatgaaatgtgtttgggGTTAAACATTGAGGATAAAATTGGTCAAGCCcccaaactttgaggatgaaaagtgcatttttcccttGTTTTAAGCTATTATACACTGCAACCactcataatttttttttttctacgaAGACATTATTATTGAATCCTAGTTTGGATTGTGTTCTCCACGAAGAATTTTTACGTTTTtcgtaaacatatttttcaatcacttttttacttCATATATACTAAATAACTGCAGCATATTTTTCTACCAGAACtcttaaaaatagcaatccaaacagatAAATTTCCGACTTCATCTAGTGACTGTGAAAAATAAtagcaagaaataaaaagaaaaagatttcGTCACGAAACTATTCAATTCTTtgttcccctttttttttttttgctgataATAAATTGCGAAGAAAAATATCAGATTGTTAATAATGCCTATAATGATGTCTTAATTCGAAACCTTCTtccagtattttttttttgcccccttCCTTCTCTCCTGTCCTTTCTAATCTTTTTTGGTAGACTTCAACGCAGTCGAGTCAATTTAATCTAAAAAATTGCAACTGGGATCTCAGTTCCGAATGCATTTTTTGCACTTTTTTAACACTTTCTTGACATGTCAATTGCTTCATCCCACGCAGATGCATGCACTCAAAAACTTTGATTATGAACAACGGTGGTACATGCACCTAATAAAGGTCACCTTCAGTCCAGTTCCCATCAATCAACAATGCCTTTCCTGCAGGCTGCTGGAAATTTCATGAGAAGACTCCGTTTACTTTCCAAAAAGGGGCTGAAGGAACCACACTAGCCATATGTTAGAAACAACTAATTAACCACACTAGCCCTGGAGAAAGGTATTTACTAACATAAATGAAGATTCTTATTTATTGCAACAGATCCATCACAAAAAGTGTGAATAGTGAGCTAAAAACATCTCTATTACAGGAACATGATGATGGTCGCAGGGGACAGTTTCATAAACAAGAGAAGCCTGCAAAACTAGGGCTCGGTTAAAAAAACAACTCTTGGAACCAGCCAAGAGTTGTCATGGCAGACTGAAAGAACATGCTGCTGCAGCTGCCACGGCCAAAGCCCGCGAAAATGCAAGGCACTGATAACCTAAAAACTGCCAAAAGCAACCACCACCATTGCTACCAGGGATCAAGCTCACCATGAGAAAACAGAGACCCAACCAACACACGCAGAACGCAGAGGCTCAACAACGTGGAAGACTCGGAAAAACTGAAATAGACAGACCTCAACACTACTAACTATAGACATTGTACCATAACTTAGCCTGAGCATGGCATGCACAACACCAGTGCTAGGCTCGAAATTTAAAACACCATCATAAGGTAACACCTGCCAACAGAAAACTGGTCCATCCAAAAGAACCTCTAGATCCAGAGCTCAGCATCTGTATTCTCAGTGAAGTATGATCAACAAAGTAAGACTCCCAATACGGGGCCAAAATCCTTGAAACAGTTTCCCTTGAGAGAGTAaaactgcaaaaaaaaaaaaggagagtaGCTGACCACGTTCACTGGAAAAAGGACCTAAAGGACAATGGACCACAAAAGACCTACTAATGTTGGACTCAAACTAATGCAGCTACGGACAAGAAACCCATAAAGCGTCTACCCATACATCCACATGATCTACTTGTTCACGTCTACCAACTTAATCCTCTGACTAGGCTTTTCAGTTTTTCCCCCCTGCTTAGAAAAGGATATCACACCTCCAAAGTCGCTCAGCAAGCAAATCAAAGGCATCAGACTTGACTCCATAGCAGTGCTGGATGTTCAAACCCATCAGCGTCTGGCCCAATTTCTCCACAGAAAGCAAGCTTCTGTTCGACACCAAATTGCAACCCGACAGGGATAGGATTCGCAAACAGAGCTGATCGGCACCAGCCAGGGCTGCTGTGCCAGCATCTGTGATTCTGCTCTTGGAAACATCAAGTTCACTTAGCAATGAGCAGTGCTCTGCAATTGCAAACAGGGTTGCATCAGTGACGCACTTGCATCCATCAAGATTCAACTCCTCAAGGGTACAGCCATGGAGCTTAGCAATGGCTGCAGTAACTTTATCTGTCAAATTAACACAGCCGCTCAGATTCACCTTCACCAAACCAGCTTCAGAGCTCTCTACAAGTGGGAGAAGCCCCTCGTCAGTAATCCCACCAAGTGTGCTTAGTTCAAGGCGCACCAGATTTGGGCAGAGTTTAGCTAGGGTGGAGAGACTACCATCACCAAATCCAGGGCAATTACGCACAGCAAGAGATCGGATAGAAGAGGGAAGAGCCCTAAAATGAGACCCAAATACTAGGTCCTTAATTCCAAAGCAGTTCGCCAGTGCAAGAGCCTTCAACTTGCCACAGGAATTAATAAGCATGCCAAAAAACCCAGATTGTGTAATCCTGTGGCATTCATCTAGTTGAAAGATCTCAAGGGATGCAGCGGCTTTGACAAAAGAAACCAGTCCATTGTCTGACAAAAATGCACACTTCTTCAGGCAAACTCGCTTCAGATTAGGGCTACCTTTACCCACAGCTTCAAGCCCTACATCAGTAACCCCTTGGCAGGCAGTCACCAAAATGGACCTCAATTTCAACAAACCCTGACAATTACCCATTACCCAGAAGCCCCTCTCATTCACATTTTGGAGGCCAATCAGAGCAAGGTCAGTCAATGCATTCCCATACCTTCCAATAACAGCAAGTGAGACATCACTTATGTTCAGAGACTCGAGCCTCACTTTTGCCAGTACATTACCAGCTTTGGAAAATAGACCAGCAATCCCATGATCCCCGACAAGGGAGCAGTTTTTGATTGTGACAGACTTCAAGCTGGAGCAGTAATGACCAACAGCCTCCAAGCTTCCATTCCCAATGTTTGGACACGATTCAATGGTCAGAGATGTCAGATTGGGACAGTTCTTTGCAATAGCCAGCAAAGCCTTGTCAGTAACCGCATTGCAATGGGAAAGGTCAAGCTTCTCCAGCCTGTGACATCCACTGGCAATTTCAATCAGTCCCTCATCACTAATGGCAGATGTGTTCCACAAGGACAAAACTCTCAAAGAAGGGCAACCATGAGCAATGGCCTTGATGCCAAAATTGGTCACCCCACGCCTAGCATTGCTTCCACGGATGGAGAGCTTGCCCAAACCTCCACGGCTTCCAGTTCCCACAGCAATAGCAGCAAGTCTGACATCTGTAGCTTTCTTCCCTTCCAGACATCTTGAAAGATATCCATCCTCAACTATATCCAGATCTTCAGCTTCCAAATCAGGCTTGATGCCCTTGGAATTGGCCATCTCGCCCTTCTGGTTGCAATCcattgttttcttggcctcataTTTCTCAGGCTCCAAGGATTTTGGGCCCTCTTTGATGCATACTTCATCGGAGCGAATGCTGCTTAAAAGTGTAAGCCAGCGTTTAGATACACAAGCACAGGCACTTTTCTCTTGACCCCCATACAGGCGCCTGAAGACCTCAAAGAGGCATTCATCTGGAAGAACTTCAATGGAGGGCTGCTTCCGCTCAAAATTTTCTCCACTAAAAACATATGGGGCATTGACACGAGACCTCTTGCTAGGTGGAAAAAACACATCCACATTAGGTCCAAGAGATAAAAACAGACTTGACTCCTTGGGATTTGGGTATATCGACCCCCCAGGGAAAAAGTCCTTGTTACCTGCAAGGCAAAAATGGGAACAAGGTCAGCCATAAGGTGAAAAGAAAGTCTCTCCAACTAACACAGGTTACACAATTCTTCACAGTTACAGATCCAAGCAGCAAAAGGAAGAGATATGTCACAATGAAGAAATGTATATTTTAGAATCCAAAATCACCACAGACAACCAAGAAATGACTTTTATATCCCATCCTTTGCCTTGTGAAATAGTTTAATTCCACCATACTCAAGTCCAAagattataaaataaatgaaagaagaCACGTCTATTAAAAGATCCACCCAAGTTGAATTCAGCTCCAGCATATGTGCGTAAATGCATATTCTCTGTGACTAAAGCTCCATTATCAACTAGTAAGAATGATGTATTCGAATCCCAAATACTGAATATAAAGTCAATCAACAAGGTAAAATAAGAGCACACGCTATAAAGCCATAACAAAGATAAGAATAAAAGAGAACAAATCCCCTTAGAAAGCAAAACATGAAAGAAATTAGGAGAATAAAGGTCCATCACTCCAAACATCAAACAAAGCATCAATCCATTTCTAAATTTTTCTCACAGGGACATGATCTATTGCAACTAAATCGAATAAATCGATTATAACTCACAAAAAGACGAGAGACACCTACAAAACCCCATGTGTCAAAATCTattcttttttgcttttccaTTTACATTATTCCCTTAGCATATAATTGTAGCAAGAAAAGGCtataattcaagaaataaattGACAAAACAGAAATCAAGATCTGAAATTGAAGCAACCACACTGAAATAGCTCAATTATAAGCTCGTCGAGGTTGTATCTGAACATATCAGAAAAAGTCACAAACTTTCATAACTAAAGAATCACATAAAGCTAAAGACGTGAACTTTAACATAAACCCAAAACAGATTAGAGGTATTTACCACTGAAATCAAACACTTCAGACATGTCGCTGAGCAAAGTTGGTCAAATCCGAGCTGTCGTCGTAGCCCAGAGAACCCTCTTCCGAGAGCAAAAACGGCAAGATCCACCAGAAAGAAGACAATCAGTAAAGCCCCACCAAGCAGTGAATGCATCAGCAAAAGCAAAAAAGAGTAATcaaagggaagaagaagaagcggTCATGGAAAAACTGAAAgcaaagcaaagaaaagaaaccctATTGGAATAGGGCAAAAAAGGGAGAgggaaaaagggaaagagaaggGATGAATGAGGCGTGGGTGGTGGAGGAGGTTACAATACTCAATACAATGAATGTAATGTGTGAAATTGGGCGTGTGGGGGACGCTGTTATTATCTTTTGTTGCCAAGGTGGGtccattttcttttcattatttAGATCACatatctaataatatattgGTAGGAGAGAGACTGAGGGAAGACAATTGGTACACATGCAATGAACCCAAACGCAAGTTGGGCATTGatgctcaatgttcaatgttcctTATTATTCTGCGGTTTCAAACATATGCCAAAAAGCAATGGTCGGAAGGTCAGCTGGGCAGTTCTCCTTCGACCGAGTTATTATACGGTTTGAAGTCTTACCTACAAATTATACagataattttatatatactcgCATTGAATACGCATTGGATGTGTGATACATACatatatttgaattttaaattcatatttAGGTTAGTTATTGAAAATCTATCCGGGATAGTTTATACATTATTCTTGTATAGAAGATTAGCTCTAAATTATACATAGTTGCTTTCTGATAAATTGAAAGAGGAGTCTAATATTTAACAACTTATACCTTGGTTTATTAAATGTATACAGctaaaatatgataaataaCAATTAGGGGTATTAACGAGTTGAATCGAGCTCAAGTAGTGCTATGCTCGAGCTCAAGCTTGATGCTACACAAGCCTACTTGAACTCAAGCTCAACTCGAACAAGTAGAAAATTATGTAACTCAACTCGACTCGATTCAATAATATGCATTTTCAAACTCGAGCTTGAACTCGAGACTAGTCTCAAGGCTTAACAAACTCCAGTGttcaaaataaaatttgaaaaaaggcTAAAAAATTTATGGTAAATTATCTAAAATCCtcatttcttttttagtttttacaaTATTACATTATTGCCATTTGTGAAGTTTATTGAATAGACAACACTTATGGCCAATTACCTAAAACAAAAATCCTTATTAGTCATttcataattaaaataaaaatataatatgaaCAATATACAAATAATCAAGCTACTTAACAAGCACTTGAATAGCACAAATAGAGACTCAAACTCGACTTAGTATATGTATCGCGCTACTCGATCTCGATTCGAGCATTTGACTAAGCCGCTTATGAGTTACTTGCGAGCGGCTCAACTTGCCAGCAACTCTAATAAAAATAGCCCCATTTGAATggtaaggccttgtttggaaagctactttctattaaaaaaatttacgttttccgtgaacacatttttcaatcaccgtTTTACCTTaaatacatcaaatcgctataatacattttttacaaaaaaaaaaaaactccagaaaattgcaatccaaacaagacctAAGTTTTTTGGGTTTTcgtataaaattttattgtgatttactgtagaagttgtaaaaaatttttgtgaagaaattgaaaaactttttttttcctttctttttctttcctctcttcttcttccttcttgccaTCACCACTACTCAGTTAATGCCAGCTGCCATCTTTACTAGCACCGATGCCGGCCGATACTTTCGCTGGcacctctctccctctctctgcCCCTTCCATCCTTCTTCTTTTCCCTCCTCTCCTTCCCTCTCACATCATCTCCTCTTCCCATTCCTCTACCATCCCCTCCCCTCTCCTACCACCTATTTTTCCTCACTTGTCCCCATCCCTCTCCATCTTCTCCTCAATCGCGCCACCACGGGAAGGGAAAGGGGGAAGGAAGTAGGTTAAAGAGATGGATTGGTGAGACAGGGGACGAGAAGGAGTAAAAGGGGAGAGAGAGAATGAGAAGGACAGAGAGAAAAAGAgatgagaaaagaagaaaaaaatagaggAGCAGCCGGCGACAATGACAATGAGTTGAAGTGGGAGggagaggaggaagaaagataaaaaaagaatggtaaaacttttttttatgttttaggGTATTTTGATATGTACATTTTAAAAATTCTGGAGAGTTTTTTAAGGTTTCTAtacctaattttttttataaaaaaactTACAGAATAAAAACTCGAAAAAAAACTGAAGTGCCAAACAGGACTAATGCTGGAGTAACATGTTAAGTAGAGTACCTGAGAATGTAGTGCTTAAGGTTTCTTA from Coffea eugenioides isolate CCC68of chromosome 8, Ceug_1.0, whole genome shotgun sequence encodes the following:
- the LOC113779364 gene encoding EIN3-binding F-box protein 1-like, with the protein product MSEVFDFSGNKDFFPGGSIYPNPKESSLFLSLGPNVDVFFPPSKRSRVNAPYVFSGENFERKQPSIEVLPDECLFEVFRRLYGGQEKSACACVSKRWLTLLSSIRSDEVCIKEGPKSLEPEKYEAKKTMDCNQKGEMANSKGIKPDLEAEDLDIVEDGYLSRCLEGKKATDVRLAAIAVGTGSRGGLGKLSIRGSNARRGVTNFGIKAIAHGCPSLRVLSLWNTSAISDEGLIEIASGCHRLEKLDLSHCNAVTDKALLAIAKNCPNLTSLTIESCPNIGNGSLEAVGHYCSSLKSVTIKNCSLVGDHGIAGLFSKAGNVLAKVRLESLNISDVSLAVIGRYGNALTDLALIGLQNVNERGFWVMGNCQGLLKLRSILVTACQGVTDVGLEAVGKGSPNLKRVCLKKCAFLSDNGLVSFVKAAASLEIFQLDECHRITQSGFFGMLINSCGKLKALALANCFGIKDLVFGSHFRALPSSIRSLAVRNCPGFGDGSLSTLAKLCPNLVRLELSTLGGITDEGLLPLVESSEAGLVKVNLSGCVNLTDKVTAAIAKLHGCTLEELNLDGCKCVTDATLFAIAEHCSLLSELDVSKSRITDAGTAALAGADQLCLRILSLSGCNLVSNRSLLSVEKLGQTLMGLNIQHCYGVKSDAFDLLAERLWRCDILF